One part of the Silurus meridionalis isolate SWU-2019-XX chromosome 26, ASM1480568v1, whole genome shotgun sequence genome encodes these proteins:
- the LOC124379658 gene encoding chemokine-like factor encodes MAENQSFIEVDKAFLKSKRGLLKIAELVVLFVAFVCFTVASRPPYISATCLEFIITLALLILYFLKLHKSLTFFFWPLIDVFNSFFAALFLCIISLVAVSTFTTKGTLVGGVMGLAAVVLWCVDGYIVFRKITFNQTMGSTP; translated from the exons atggcagagAATCAAAGCTTCATAGAGGTCGATAAGGCTTTCCTAAAGTCCAAACGAGGTTTACTGAAAATAGCAGAACTG GTGGTTCTGTTTGTGGCATTTGTGTGTTTCACTGTGGCATCACGGCCTCCCTACATCTCAGCTACATGTTTGGAGTTCATCATCACACTGGCTCTGCTCATCCTTTACTTTCTGAAACTTCACAAATCACTCACCTTCTTTTTCTGGCCATTGATT GACGTTTTTAACTCCTTCTTTGCTGCATTGTTCTTGTGTATTATCAGCCTTGTGGCTGTGTCCACATTCACTACCAAGGGCACTTTGGTGGGAGGG gtcatgGGTTTGGCGGCTGTAGTATTGTGGTGCGTTGATGGTTATATTGTCTTTAGGAAAATCACCTTCAACCAGACGATGGGATCAACGCCTTAG
- the cmtm3 gene encoding CKLF-like MARVEL transmembrane domain-containing protein 3, giving the protein MGDIESPDRSGSRANGVFSLLLTKELIGSRKGQILLSEVISSFISFVIFCASAATAYVTAPLLAFISSLLILFAHAIKFNQRFTGFHWPLMDFLRCITASIVFFIISIMAVAKYPDGASKAAGVFGFVATIVFALDFYFIFNELADFLKRGGSNEEPQSKEDADADSDSE; this is encoded by the exons ATGGGGGATATCGAGTCTCCGGACAGGAGCGGGTCTCGCGCAAATGGCGTGTTTTCCCTTTTATTGACTAAAGAACTGATCGGATCCAGAAAAGGACAAATTTTACTGTCAGAAGTG ATTTCATCCTTCATCAGTTTTGTGATTTTTTGTGCTTCGGCAGCAACAGCGTATGTCACTGCTCCACTTCTCGCCTTCATTTCCTCTCTGCTCATCCTATTTGCTCATGCCATCAAATTTAACCAAAGATTTACAGGCTTTCACTGGCCGCTGATG GACTTTTTACGCTGTATCACTGCCTCTATCGTTTtcttcatcatctccatcatggCCGTAGCAAAATATCCAGATGGAGCATCAAAAGCTGCAGGA GTGTTCGGGTTTGTTGCCACCATTGTGTTTGCGTTGGATTTTTACTTCATCTTTAACGAGCTTGCTGACTTCCTGAAGCGTGGCGGCTCTAATGAGGAACCTCAGAGCAAAGAAG ACGCTGACGCAGACTCTGACTCAGAATGA
- the cmtm4 gene encoding CKLF-like MARVEL transmembrane domain-containing protein 4 isoform X1, with protein MRSSGEAEGLDGEASNTAMVSGASSPYQPTTEPVLSRSVFRSLSWNTHYLTSQLGILKIVEAVLSLIAFICIETVMMCSPCAGVYLFEFVSCSSFVVTGLLLLLFILNLHSNLTQINWRLVDLTNAACSTIFYFIASVVLAALNHKSGAEIAAVIFGFVVMLVYGVNTGVCVRQWRLGDQRPVQTSEYTRARTASRSEVETRPE; from the exons ATGAGGAGCAGTGGAGAGGCAGAAGGTTTAGATGGCGAGGCCTCTAACACGGCAATGGTGTCAGGGGCGAGTAGTCCTTATCAGCCTACTACAGAGCCTGTTCTCTCCCGGAGTGTGTTCAGGAGCCTGAGCTGGAACACACACTACCTTACTTCACAGCTCGGCATCCTAAAGATCGTGGAAGCG GTTCTATCTCTCATTGCGTTTATCTGCATTGAGACGGTGATGATGTGTTCTCCCTGCGCTGGAGTTTATCTATTTGAGTTTGTTAGCTGCAGCTCTTTTGTGGTGACGGGACTTTTACTCCTGCTCTTCATCCTTAATCTCCATAGCAACCTCACACAGATCAACTGGAGATTAGTG gACCTGACTAATGCTGCATGCAGCACGATCTTCTACTTTATCGCCTCAGTGGTGTTAGCAGCACTCAATCACAAGAGTGGAGCAGAAATTGCTGCTGTG ATTTTCGGCTTTGTGGTGATGTTGGTGTACGGTGTGAacacgggtgtgtgtgtgagacagtggcGTTTAGGTGACCAGCGGCCTGTACAGACCAGCGAATACACACGCGCCAGGACAGCCTCACGCAGTGAAGTGGAGACACGAcctgaataa
- the cmtm4 gene encoding CKLF-like MARVEL transmembrane domain-containing protein 4 isoform X2 translates to MRSSGEAEGLDGEASNTAMVSGASSPYQPTTEPVLSRSVFRSLSWNTHYLTSQLGILKIVEAVLSLIAFICIETVMMCSPCAGVYLFEFVSCSSFVVTGLLLLLFILNLHSNLTQINWRLVIFGFVVMLVYGVNTGVCVRQWRLGDQRPVQTSEYTRARTASRSEVETRPE, encoded by the exons ATGAGGAGCAGTGGAGAGGCAGAAGGTTTAGATGGCGAGGCCTCTAACACGGCAATGGTGTCAGGGGCGAGTAGTCCTTATCAGCCTACTACAGAGCCTGTTCTCTCCCGGAGTGTGTTCAGGAGCCTGAGCTGGAACACACACTACCTTACTTCACAGCTCGGCATCCTAAAGATCGTGGAAGCG GTTCTATCTCTCATTGCGTTTATCTGCATTGAGACGGTGATGATGTGTTCTCCCTGCGCTGGAGTTTATCTATTTGAGTTTGTTAGCTGCAGCTCTTTTGTGGTGACGGGACTTTTACTCCTGCTCTTCATCCTTAATCTCCATAGCAACCTCACACAGATCAACTGGAGATTAGTG ATTTTCGGCTTTGTGGTGATGTTGGTGTACGGTGTGAacacgggtgtgtgtgtgagacagtggcGTTTAGGTGACCAGCGGCCTGTACAGACCAGCGAATACACACGCGCCAGGACAGCCTCACGCAGTGAAGTGGAGACACGAcctgaataa